Proteins from one Bombus affinis isolate iyBomAffi1 chromosome 1, iyBomAffi1.2, whole genome shotgun sequence genomic window:
- the LOC126928926 gene encoding ubiquitin carboxyl-terminal hydrolase 47 isoform X3, protein MSEIGVDFSFDRESSTEHKHTLVVMDPADILMQKQFRQQTAYNAYNPPPPSPNHSSVWGEDNNVDFKSLIKSETSYVGLVNQAMTCYLNSLLQALYMTPEFRNALYNWEYVEGSEKDEANSIPYQLQKLFLNLQTSTKSAVETTALTKSFGWDSTEAWQQHDIQELCRVMFDALEQKFKNTEQADLINRLYEGKMIDYVKCLECGTEKFREDTFLDIPLPVRPFGSNVAYTSVEEALRAFVQHEILEGSNQYHCEKCNKKCDAHKGLKFTKFPYLLTLHLKRFDFDFKTFHRIKLNDKVTFPDTLNLNSFIASMPNQESPSTDENISLAKCDDNSITDSGTLDDDCPPCENSLPNSNHSTNHDQDDDEGIDMSNGPSTSNCAVHNHENEKNRSSNAAKGPYNYELFSIMIHSGSASGGHYYAYIKDFRTNEWFCFNDQSVTQITHDDIQKTYGGGSTRSYFTGAYSSTNAYMLMYRQIDSARNALPIQVQDFPKHIQELLKKMKENEDNDRESREKDLATPKVKVYCQHPTEDKKLNFRLSFSPNVTWAQTTMIVYKNFCLEGMVSLNQCRLVVYDHNNELIVASYEGREHETFASIWGNRVNRYSLLLEIRDKDQKFEPHLRGGIVTKVYVVDVSRKKLIEGPLNVRGLFTQTVREYKQVVGKFINMDPGDMKIVLRKHGTDAILVQNDDAILAVADFCNLIKVFVCTNADAECNKSYFETTICGIAEQLENIITLRIKLPPNSSKEILEELNIPMLDEVNKDKEKPVTDSPSKVNIIEPHRDASTKCNETSKSGKLVEDTSVRNASPQLVEGEEWHTPEQSNSEDSSLSDSDKTLVGDAPGDEDFQLPYLPSSTSNRAIKMLNQVGLENWDNIIDDSEYYFKATPYTNHNEKFLKVLVDKRMIFNTLKKNLEPYVGVPAEYFKICRYFDECGESECSCLLSQLVSYEDGEKLWIEIGRALRNGEFTVKLHQFFLDSAKSKFLFEWIVSEDMTVGEAKKEILAEMKRRYNIEIPYERCRLREKCFVLPSKVLLDHQKFKDFQYYSQFEMIVQELPDKDPVTNNNQVIVFVRRWYPIKFHIGPPQEIVLDETTLKEMMKKLSLISDIPEEYINIIRGKGSVHMPIVRIENEEDWIGLTTLVEFNVEDGAVFLYRDSRETSHPLTQEEYDEIAIREVSPSLPLSSASRCNARKEKALRIYLDGE, encoded by the exons ATGTCAGAAATTGGTGTGGATTTTTCTTTTGATCGAGAATCATCAACTGAGCATAAGCACACACTTGTAGTTATGGATCCAGCAGATATTTTGATGCAGAAGCAATTTCGTCAACAGACTGCATATAATGCATACAATCCTCCACCACCATCTCCTAATCATTCGTCAGTGTGGGGTGAAGATAATAATGTTGATTTTAAAAGTCTTATTAAGTCTGAAACAa GCTATGTCGGTTTAGTCAATCAAGCAATGACATGTTACTTAAATAGTCTATTACAAGCGTTATATATGACTCCTGAGTTTCGGAATGCATTGTATAATTGGGAATATGTAGAAGGATCAGAAAAAGATGAAGCTAATAGTATTCCATATCAACTacagaaattatttttaaatttacag ACATCAACGAAATCAGCAGTGGAAACTACAGCACTAACAAAAAGTTTTGGTTGGGATTCTACAGAAGCTTGGCAACAACATGATATTCAAGAACTATGTAGAGTTATGTTTGATGCTTTAgaacaaaaatttaaaaatacggAACAAGCTGATTTAATAAACAGACTTTATGAAG GAAAGATGATTGATTATGTTAAATGTCTTGAGTGTGGTACTGAGAAATTTAGAGAAGACACTTTTCTTGATATACCATTACCAGTAAGACCTTTTGGTAGTAATGTGGCATACACAAGTGTG gAAGAAGCTTTAAGAGCATTTGTTCAGCATGAAATTTTGGAAGGAAGCAATCAGTATCATTgcgaaaaatgtaataaaaaatgtGATGCTCATAAAGgattaaaatttacaaaatttcccTACCTTCTGACACTTCATCTTAAACGATTTGATTTTGATTTCAAAACCTTTCATAGAATAAAACTTAATGATAA GGTTACTTTTCCAGatacattaaatttaaattcttttattgCTTCTATGCCAAATCAAGAATCTCCGAGTACTGATGAAAATATTAGTTTAGCGAAATGCGACGATAACTCTATAACAGATAGCGGCACATTAGACGATGATTGTCCTCCCTGTGAAAACAGTCTTCCTAATAGTAATCATTCAACAAATCATGACCAAGATGATGATGAAG GTATAGATATGAGTAATGGACCTTCAACGTCGAATTGTGCTGTGCATAATCatgaaaacgaaaaaaatcGTAGCAGTAATGCAGCAAAAGGACCTTACAATTATGAATTGTTCTCAATTATGATTCATAGCGGTAGTGCTAGTGGTGGTCATTATTATGCTTATATAAAAGATTTTAGAACAAACGAATGGTTTTGTTTCAATGATCAAAGCGTAACACAG ATAACTCATGACGACATTCAGAAAACGTATGGTGGTGGTTCAACCAGGTCATATTTTACTGGAGCTTATAGTAGTACTAATGCATACATGCTCATGTATAGACAAATTGATTCTGCTCGCAATGCTTTGCCCATACAAGTGCAAGATTTTCCAAAACATATACAGGAATTGTTGAAaaagatgaaagaaaatgaagataacGACAGGGAGAGTCGTGAAAAAGATCTTGCAACACCTAAGGTGAAAGTATATTGTCAACATCCTACAGAAGATAAGAAACTAAATTTTAGACTTTCCTTTTCGCCTAATGTTACATGGGCTCAAACGACAATGATTGTTTATAAGAATTTTTGCTTGGAAGGAATGGTGAGCTTAAATCAATGTCGTTTAGTTGTTTACGATCACAATAATGAGTTAATCGTGGCTAGTTACGAAGGTAGAGAACATGAAACGTTTGCAAGTATTTGGGGTAATCGAGTGAATCGGTATAGTTTATTATTAGAAATACGTGATAAAGATCAAAAATTCGAGCCACACCTACGAGGTG GTATTGTAACTAAAGTGTACGTCGTCGACGTATCTAGAAAGAAGCTTATTGAAGGACCATTAAATGTACGAGGTTTATTTACACAAACAGTGAGAGAATATAAGCAGGTGGTaggaaaatttattaatatggATCCGGGCGACATGAAAATAGTTTTACGAAAACACGGAACAGATGCAATACTCGTACAGAATGACGACGCTATATTAGCAGTTGCagacttttgtaatttaattaaagTCTTTGTATGTACGAATGCCGATGCCGAGTGTAATAAATCTTACTTTGAAACAACAATATGTGGTATTGCTGAACAGTTAGAAAACATTATAACACTACGTATCAAGTTACCTCCTAATTCAAGCAAAG AAATATTGgaagaattaaatattccaatGTTAGATGAAGTGAATAAAGACAAAGAAAAACCTGTGACTGATAGTCCATCCAAAGTAAACATTATTGAACCGCATCGAGATGCTAGTACAAAATGCAACGAAACTTCAAAAAGTGGAAAGCTTGTTGAAGATACTTCAGTAAGAAATGCAAGCCCACAATTGGTAGAGGGTGAGGAATGGCATACTCCTGAACAAAGTAATAGCGAAGATAGTAGTCTCAGTGATAGTGATAAAACTTTAGTTGGAGATGCTCCAGGAGACGAAGACTTTCAATTACCTTATCTTCCATCGAGTACAAGTAATCGCGCCATTAAAATGTTAAACCAAGTTGGACTCGAAAACTGGGATAATATCATCGATGATTCAGAATATTATTTCAAAGCCACCCCATATACAAATCATAATGAGAAAT TTTTGAAAGTATTAGTGGATAAAAGAATGATATTCAATACTTTGAAGAAAAACTTAGAGCCATACGTTGGTGTACCTgcagaatattttaaaatttgtcGTTATTTTGATGAATGTGGTGAATCAGAATGTAGCTGTTTACTTAGTCAACTTGTTTCTTATGAAGATGGAGAGAAACTTTGGATAGAAATAGGACGGGCTTTACGTAATGGTGAATTTACAGTAAAATTACATCAGTTTTTCCTTGATTCGGCTAAG AGCAAATTTTTGTTCGAATGGATAGTCTCGGAAGACATGACTGTTGGGGAGGCGAAAAAAGAGATTCTTGCAGAAATGAAAAGAagatataatatagaaatacCATATGAAAGATGTCGATTAAGGGAAAAGTGTTTTGTGTTACCTTCAAAAGTACTTTTAGATCATCAAAAGTTTAAAGATTTCCAATATTATTCTCAATTTGAAATGATCGTACAAGAGTTACCTGATAAAGATCCAGTTACCAATAACAATCAAGTCATTGTTTTTGTCCGACGTTGGTATCCTATCAAATTTCACATTGGTCCACCACAAGAAATCGTATTGGATGAAACGACCTTGAAAGAAATGATGAAAAAA TTATCTTTAATATCGGATATACCtgaagaatatataaatataataagagGGAAAGGTTCAGTACATATGCCTATTGTACGAATTGAGAATGAGGAAGACTGGATTGGATTAACAACTCTTGTTGAATTTAATGTTGAAGATGGTGCTGTGTTCTTATATAG AGATAGCAGGGAAACTTCACATCCATTAACCCAAGAAGAGTACGATGAAATCGCAATTCGAGAAGTATCACCTTCTTTACCACTTTCTTCCGCGTCACGTTGTAATGCGCGTAAAGAGAAAGCGCTTAGAATATATTTGGATGGTGAATGA